Genomic segment of Odontesthes bonariensis isolate fOdoBon6 chromosome 10, fOdoBon6.hap1, whole genome shotgun sequence:
TGAACCAGCCGATAAACTGGTAACAGATACTACTCCGAATAGGAAAATGCCATTAGTGTAGCTCACGCATAGACCAGAAAAACCAGACCCACCTTTCCCTTGAAAATGGCTTTGATAGCAATCCGAGCAATGAGGTAGAACCAGATGATGTGAAGAGTTTGCAGAACCAGCAGGAACCCATTCAAGACCCACCACGCCCGATACGGCCCAACGATCTCCCAGCTCTCAAACATGACGCTGTAAATAATCCTGCAACACATACACAAAGCAGAAATGTACGCAGTAAAAATGTGTCCCAATATTTGAATATGTAACAAGTCGTCAACACTAGGTTGTTAAACTCTCACCAGAAAGGAAAGATGACAAGTCGAGTGAGGAAAAAGCTTATGCTGAACACCACAAACAGGCCGTCACATAGCCTTTGGTACTTGGCATAGTTGGCCAACTTGGCTGCCTTGGAGTGAATAAAGACATTAATGATTGACAACAGTAAAATATCAAACCAAAATCTCAATGTCGCAATTTACAACTAACTTCGTATCAGTGTAACTTTCATTTGatctgcgtttttttttttttctattttagtaGAATTTTGAATCATTTCCATGTTCACGTTTCCTGCGGTTGTTCTGCACCCCCTTTATATTTGCCCTCTGGCACAGATACAGTAAGTGGCCGTTGAAAACTTATAAACATACATTTGTTTACCTCAAGAAAGATGTCCGATGCGTCATGCACACACATGACCAAGGTGCCAACTCTGAGCATGTTGTTGCCGTAGGAGAAAGTGATGAGGAATATAGTGGCCAGGTGGTGGACTAGCATGATGACGAAATCCTGTCATCAGCAAAAGGAAGGGAGATGACAGAAAAAGACAGGTGGAGGGGGCAAATGGGAAGCTCAAGTTAATTCCAAAATAtctatgcacacacacaaacaactgTAGCTAAAAATCAATGAAGACACTCTTCTTACCACCACTAAAAGACCGTAAAGACTGGGATGCTAAGAGGCAAGGCTTTATGTATTATATGTAACCTTCTTATGAAAATCCTCTTGATCCATTTTGAAAAAGTGACCACAGATAAAGATAATTTACTCAAAGAAAATAcacctaaaaaaaagaaaaatcaacatttttggaaatattcatttgaatttttttttttttttttataaaaaaaaaaaaaaaagcagatgtaAACATGTAAATTAAAAATCAGGGATCCTTTAAAGTAGCTGTCGGTGATTAGAACGTGTCCCATTTGAATTTCTGACACCCCGGTTTTGCTTGGCCATCAATGAGAGTGGTGTAGTCTTGCCAAATTACAAGCTGCCCTCCAAAGCCTTCTTAGAAAAGGTAGCCAGTGCCTGAGAGCTTTGATTGAAAAAGATTTCGGAATCTTTTTAAACCACGTAATTCCACTTTTAGTCATTTGAGCAATTTCGCTTCAACACATTCCACTTCATCAATATGCTGGGCTCTGCAGCCAATTCAGCCCAAGAACTGCACAcaattttatgaaaaaaagatgTCTCAAAAAAGCCTAACAATCAATCAATACCTGCAACTGACGTAGTCAAATGAAACGCATCTGCAGTCCGACAGGATTTGCCTTGGAAAGAAGTAAGTGTTgttcaaaaagaaagaaacggcTCAAAAAGGAATTGGGCACCACATACCACAAAAGTGATGGATATCTTAGTGAGCCAACGTCAGGTGGAAAATGGTCTCAATTGCCTATGCGACGTAATTTCAGCTATACTGGGCAATACTAGCAATTGAAGTCTCAGAGgaggtacttttttttttgttgttgttgaagagGGGACAGAGGAGTTTGTATTCAGGTACATCACCTTCATTTACAAGCATGTTTCCAAAGAGGCTCAAATGTTAAatgaaatatgtttaaaaaaaattaaataaaaatgttttcacatGATTCCAAGTATGTATTCAGACTGCATCTCTGCGGCATCATAATCCCACATTTTGTTGTCTGGCGTACTTTGCCAGGACGTTTCATCGTGGCTCATTGTTATGTGCTGATAACTGATGTGACAACGTTCGTTGACATCGTTTATATGTTAGTTAAGACAAATGGatatgtaacaaaaacaaaaggtggaaaaaaagcaaaaaggatCCGACACTACaggcattaaagctgcagtctgcaactctttttcaagcataatgcctggaactgtccggggattctgaaagtagtacattaaataccccaatacaaaaaaaaaatgagttctctaggtcccctatatgtcccgctaggtccctccaaagccagcaggtttgtttacaaaattgccgaccggaccggtaaaaggtaaccaatcaggttacgagctgggctctgctgcctgtcaatcaccgattgtgcacgcgcgatacaaggtaggctcgtccccacgcttatttatctagactattgaacttcattacgggctagtctacttactgtgtcttccatgatcgcaaatgacaggtgagttgatgaatgaggagtcgtgtacgcgcatctggcgtgcacgtagacgtgcacgagttctcatgtgttttgatggggcgggacaggaagttgaataactttttatttttcggttaaaaaataagcatttcttgcattttgcgactacggaggtcaccgttttcaacttcaagcgttctgatagatcatgtaaactcttaaaatgtcaaaaattaggactttatgtatgacaacaacaaatcctgcagactgcagctttaagctttAAGTGAGACTATTAAAAGAGCAGTGTCAGTTAAGTTGTTGTTCACTCACCTTACGTTTAATGTCTGTGAACTGGGACAACATCAGGGACCAATAGAAAGCCAGCTCAGCAAAATAGTAATTGTACTGTCCAGGACTCAGAGGCTttgtggggggaggggggggggggggggggggggggcagacacACCTTTAGTAAACAGGTAGCCAGACTAACCAGCCAACATTAAAGTGCTGGACAGATAAAAGCAGTCGTATGCAATATGATGCTTATGCAGTGAatcaagaaacaaaaacaaaaactattcACCTGAAGAGGGTAGTTATGCCAGCACTGTCTTGTATCCCACATCCAAGGCGACTAACAGACATTGATCAGACACATAGTGAGTTTAGTTtcatattcattcatttcagatGTTCACCTCTCATCACACGCCAACGTTTTACAGCACGACTTGAGCTCTACAATAATACAgttgcacaaaagcatgcagtCTGGTAGCTCAGCTTACCACCCACAAATGGCAAATGGCATAGATAAAAATCACCAGGTAGAAGCTGAATCGCCACCTGAAGTGATAGAAAGACATGGACATAGAAAATTAGAAAATATTTTCTCAGGCTGCATATACAAACGTCATGTGTTCATAGTGAGAATTCAAGCATTTCCTGAGTAGCACGAAGTAGACTTATGGGATTACCgagaattttttatatatatatatacacatatacacacacacacacacacacacacagtctgtgttattcacttcacctgtcagtggttttCATGTTACAAATGATCTGTGTACATGTTGAAGGAATTAGAAATAGATTTCGATTGATCTCTCAACAGTTGGCTGGCTGTTACCTCACTTTAGAGTTCCTATGTGTGGTGTGAATGCATTCAGATTAAAAGGCCCACGAGGTATCTAGGCCATCTGAAAACTGTTTGGTCCTAAAACACCATTCTGCACCGCAGTGCTGTTGATTCTGCACTCATTTTCTGTCGTGTACATGACACAAAAGTGAAGTTGAACCTCTTTGGTGACCTACATGCTCTCGCAGAACTTTTTCTCCATGCTGGGCCTGTCTTGGGTCCGACGGACACGGAACCatctttgtatttttctttcatccCAGTCCAGCCGCTTGGACAGTTCCTCCAGTTGCCTCGTGTCTGGACACTAAGAATGACGAAATGGGCCAACTATGAAATGACTTGTTTTTTCCAAAGTGTGCTTGTTGAGCCACGATACCAACAGGTATTTCGGTGGCATTTACTGAACATATCATTAGGCCTGTGGCGGTGTGTACCACGGCAATAACACCACGCTGCAGTGTGCACAGGAACATGTGATGTACTACAGGACAAACACGGGCCTATATACCGTTTTGGACTGATACAGCCTTTCCAGGACAGCATTGGGCTGAGCTCGCCGAGGCACTCCCGCCTGAATCTGAAGTATGTGGGCACAGGGCTTGGCCACTAGCCTGAGTACACACAGACAGAGGGACAAAAAAGAGAGGGCGGGGACAAAGACAGGAGATATTAAGAGAGACATTTTGTCAATGGCAGTCAGAGTTTAAGACTTCATCAACTCACATGAACTGCTAAGCTTCACAGTTTGCTCACAAAGAGTTGTGTCTGACATACATGAGTCTGTTTGTCTTGAGGGGAGGGAAAGAGCGTAGCAGAGGCTATACGGGAGACACAGGGCTGCGTAAGAAGTCCTGGAGAATGTAGCACCTAGTCTAAACAGAGCATGATGACCTGTCATGTGAGAGTGGGAAACTTTGTATGGGAGGGACAACTCTGGCTAAAACACTGATGTGTGTCACAAGATTATTCGGTTGAGCTAACCAGTGTTTAGCTAAAACCCAGAGCCTATTGTGACATGTAAACTTAATAGCACCCCGTCTATCTGGAATACTTTGCGCATGTTCCAACAAGAGTGAATGAGtagcaataaaaaataaaaataaaaacagtctACTGGGCTTTGGTTTTTCTGCTTTATTGGTCACTTTATCCCAAACAAGGAAGTTAGGGTCATGTTCATAACCCCTAGTTTGCTTGGGGGGGGAAATCTCCAAAACGTGGAGTATGTGCATTGGGATCGAGAAAGGGTAGCTGGTTTTAAATAGCTACCCTGCCAGACCGGTAAGCATCCTGCTTTCTGTGGTCGCACAAAGAATGATGCTAATATTGTGTTCCCTCCATGCCTTTGAAGAGCAAAGTACACATCTCAAGTCAATGAAGTCATCTTAAAGTGTCAGCTCACAGGAATGCTGACACACTTGAACTAAAGATTAGAGCTAAACCAACAACAGCGTATTCTGTATAGATTGAGAGATCGATAAAGAGATAGAAACTTATCAATCGCCATCCCTGAGTGGCAACTTCTACAGTTCCACTTCCCATTTTTGTCGCTTTGTTTAACTTTTGTCAGCATGAAGCACGGTTGCCACATAAGCCCACAGAGCAGGCTCCCAcatgtagaagaagaagaagaagaagaagaaactaaTGCTgtaccaaaaaagaaaaacaaacagcggTCTAGTTTACCTTTCAAAAAGCTGCCTTATCAGTAAAACTCCCACAGCCAGAGGCAGAGCATACAGTATGTGCCGCGGTCTAGGGTACTCGGCTCCAGGTGGTGGATGCTCCACATTTGCCCAGGACACATTTTCGGGAAGCCAAAACTTCTCACTCCAAATCCAAGCGGAGATAGAGGAAGTCATCGGTAAGCAGAAAAATTCAGCAATGGCAAGCAAGCCAAGCCTGGAGAGTCACTTGGAAGTGAAGTCCTGCCTCCTCACTACAGCCCTCCTCTGAGGAAGCATCActtctgctaaaaaaaaatactgtgcgAACTTAAAGCTTGACACGCGGCTGTGGCGGACAGGAAACACCCACCGCATTTCAACGTAGAGGTATTCCACGTGAAAAgtgaacacattttcttttttttgcctttctcTCTGCGACCGTAAATACGCTAAACGGACGCCTCCAGTTAGCGTTTAAAGTCACATGATTAGCTTAAGCTAGTTAGCTTGTTACTGCCAATTAACGTTAACCTCACCGTGTGATTACAATTTGGAATTTAGACAATTAAAAGAAATATTTATTATTGTTCATAGTTAACTGAGAACCTGGTTGAAGTTATTGGAGCCAGTTTTGCAACActattgcttgtttttttttttttgtttgtttttttgttttaaatgcaaTAAAGTAGGGCTTTGTAATGAATAACATTtgttgtctgttttgttttctggaatgacaaaaaaaatctaaagtataaaaaaaaaaaatcccaattaAATAAATCGTATGCATAAATGAATACAGAAATTAGTTTGCAGGAAGCTACAAACTGTGTTAGGTGTGTTGCTAACTTTCAGCACTGCATGTTCAGACCGCCATCTATGCTTGATGAAATACTAGACCTTTCTCTTGCTTGAATTAAGAAAACGTATCGTTGTTTTTCagttactattattattatcaatccTTCGCTGATATTGTGATTAAACAGTGAAACAACCAACAATTATATGAAATTGTACGgcctaaaacatttttttgaaaaaaaaaaacccaaaaaacatgCTTTTGACATTTAGAATTAGAATCGGATTAGCTTCAAAATTAGCATCCCGGTGACAAATATGTGAAAATGTTCATATCTGAGCAAAATTGGCCTCTATTTGATCGTATACTGCTAAAATATACATTTATCTTGGCTATACAATGAATACAAACCCAAGCTAAACATTGCATATGGATTATCTCTGCAGTCGTTAAAGCACAACTTCATTCTCGGCATGACCTGTAGTATTAAACCCAAAGGTCAACAGATTTATAGGTATAATCGGGTGTCCCATAGGACATAACTGCAGAGAACATGGATGCTACACATACATGACACACGCGCCCACAATGCCAGCCTCCACTCTGTGTCATCCTGTGGATTTTTTACATCAGTACCAACCGGCTAGAGAGCAGCTCTGCACCCCGAACAAAACCTCTCTGTGTAAGTATGCAGCTGCTGCTTCCGAGATGCCCTACACGGATACATGACCCAGTGTGGAGGGGCTGAAGACAGCCATAAAATTAAGAGGGGTCCTATGTTTGAGGAAAATCTTCTCACTTACCTCTACACCAGCATTTGGATCACTTTTTAGGTGTTTGCCTGTTTACTTTAGCTAGATTTTTGTCATCCTCGTCTCTAGTCCAGGAACAGCAGGGATGTTTGGAACACAGTGCGTGCCATCCCATTAGTGCCCCCCTTTCACTGCTTGGACTGTTCCATTTCACATCAGACAAAAATCTGATAGTTGGGGAAGAGTTGTTCATGTCAGGGACTGCAGTAGCCTCAGCACTGTTGCTCTTGGACCACATAAGGTAAAATCTCCTACTGATTTTATTCATCGCCTTGCTTTTAGTGGATTGCCTATGATAGACTTCAAGGGACATTTCTTAGCAGCTCAATGTAGCTGTCCCTTTTAGAAGTGCTCATGTGCTCATAGATGAGCGTGCAGTTTTGTGTTTACCTTTAAGGGCTCTCAAATCTCCAACAATAACAGTGAcgtctgtttttatttcctttttttttaacatttctgatTGATTTAAATCTGTATATTTATATCAACTGACATTTTTGTCATGCTGTTtatcctttattttttatttttaaacagatAAGCAAATGGATCAAAAAGAGCTGAGTGATCCTCTGAACAATGTGTCATTGATCAAAGGTAACCCTGCGCtgctattcattcattttcttttctaaagTACGGGCAGAAATGATTTTAATGAATAACATGAACCTGTTTCGTGTGTGCACCTGTATTTTTAAGGGAACGTGTTGAAGTAGAAAAAGCATGAGTCACACCTGAGATCAGTGTTTGGACATACGCGGACAGTTAGTTGGCTTTAGAGCTTACAGTGCTGGCAGTGGCCTTGTTTTAGAGGCTGAGCTCTCTTTTCCCCAACAGCTTATTATAGGATGGAGTCCCTCTGCACTGAGAGCACTAATGTGCGCTCGCTCTGGCATTTCAGTGACTAATTAAAACAGAATGTTGGGGAAGATAACGCACAGTCCCACACAGATAATCTAAAAAATCAGCTGGGGCATTCCTGCCAAAATGTATAAGCACATTGGTGAGTGAATCAATTTTTCATGATGAATGAATTTGTAATGCCAGGGAGCACAAGACAAGCAGTGTCCTCAGTGTCATTTCAGAAGGAATATTTCTCAGAATCGGCCACAGGCGCCTGATTTATAGCTGAAATTTAATGTTACTTCTGGGAGTGTGATGAGTTTCAAAGAGAAAATTGTCAGCATTTAGTTGAGCGGTGCTAAGGAACAGAGAGCGGATAAAGATGCACCACAATGGCTCTAGCCCTCGGCACAgctaaaaaaagactttctcctacatttttttttctgtcgtcACTTGAGGCAGCGTGACGGGCACTATATTCTCCATTAGTCCACTGTGAGGTATTTTTACACATGGACTAATCCCATTACTACTTTGTCAGGTGTCATTCTATTGCACCAAAAGGCATAATGGCTGTTGTAACTAATGTTTCTATAGATAGAGTGTTGCACTCTCAGCTGAAATATCATTTAA
This window contains:
- the LOC142389729 gene encoding ceramide synthase 5-like; this translates as MTSSISAWIWSEKFWLPENVSWANVEHPPPGAEYPRPRHILYALPLAVGVLLIRQLFERLVAKPCAHILQIQAGVPRRAQPNAVLERLYQSKTCPDTRQLEELSKRLDWDERKIQRWFRVRRTQDRPSMEKKFCESMWRFSFYLVIFIYAICHLWVSPWMWDTRQCWHNYPLQPLSPGQYNYYFAELAFYWSLMLSQFTDIKRKDFVIMLVHHLATIFLITFSYGNNMLRVGTLVMCVHDASDIFLEAAKLANYAKYQRLCDGLFVVFSISFFLTRLVIFPFWIIYSVMFESWEIVGPYRAWWVLNGFLLVLQTLHIIWFYLIARIAIKAIFKGKVAKDDRSDVESSSDEDVSSSNGKISSQTPKLNDRRRTSALNGETQHH